The sequence CAAATGTACACCGATAATGCGTTCAGGACCAACAGCAACAAAATCAGCGACTATGTGACGACCCTTGCACCGGGTATCCAGGCACAATTGCCGTTCGGAGGTTTTCATAGCTTCATGATCGATTATCGCACCAATATTCAATACTATTCACGGACTCCGTCGAACGATGTCCAGGATCAGACCGCAACAGGAGGATTCAAATTCAATTTCCCCGGCGGCCTCAATATCGACCTCCAGGGCCACCATAAGCTCGGACATGACCCCAGAGGTTCTGCCGTGGATGATGTGAATACGCAGGGTCTCGAGGTGAACAAATGGACAGCCAATGGTTTCACCGGCCAGGCTGAATACCTTGGAGCGCAGTCAAGTGTGAGCCTGAACGTGCAAACGATTCGCTGGGACTATCTGAACAATAACCAGAGCCCCAGTCGAGATCGGCTGACGAATCGTGCCGGCCTGACGTTCTCTCGCAACGTCACAGGCAAAACGTCTCTGCTGGTCAACGTTGGCGCGCTTCAATCAATTTATGACCAGAATAAGAATCTTGATAATGTCATATATACCTTCAGCGGCGGAGGGACATGGAATATCACCGATCTGACTTCCGGAGAGATTCTGGTCGGATATCAGATCGTGCAATTTTCCAATGCGGAGGTCAATCAGCCTCCTCCGTTGAGCCAATTTTCGAGGGACAAAGATAACTACTCCAATTCCTATTTCATGGGGAGGCTCAATTGGCAGGCGACACCTCTGCTGAGGATCACTTTGCAGCCCTATAGGACGGTCCAACAGATCGTAACAAACGGGTCTCTGTTCTATACAGCAACCGGTGTGAATCTTACAGGAAGGCATGAATTGACCGACAGCACGACCATAAATCTCAATCTGGGGTTCGAGGAGGATAATTTTCAAAGTTCTGGTTCCGGCGGCTCCGACAGAACCGACCAATTAAAGAACGTCGCTATCGGAATGAATTACCGAGCTGTCAAATGGGTGGGACTGGGTATCCAATACATTTTTGAGGACCGGAACTCCAATCAGAGTCAGTTTACCTACCAAGCAAACACTGTGATGTTATCTGCTCAGGTGCTCCTCTAGTCGCACGCTCAAACATTGTCAGCATTCTGAAAGGCTGAGGTTCAGGCCAAGGATGAGATTGCAAGATCTCGACTCTCACTCCGGCCGCACTGGACGGCCTTATTGAGCATCCTCCGCCGTTCCGGCTCCCTCACTACGCAGAAGATGACACCTGCTTCTTGAATTACCTCAGAGTTCTTCCTCAACCTGTTTACAGGGAGACCTGTCTATCATGGATCGCAATACGGATTTTATTCCATTCCAATCACCCCAAAGTGATGACTCTGAGAACGCCCTCGCGGACTATGCCGGCGCCTGTCGGCGGCGGATATGGCTTATCGTCGGGTGTACGGTGGGGTTTGCAGCGGTTGCGGCGGTCTGGTCACTCATGCAGACGCCGCTCTATCAGGCGAAAGCCACGGTGGTCGTCGACAAAGCAGGACCGAGCGGTCTGGAAAGAGACCGGGAATACCGTCAGGACCTTACCCCGGAATACTTCCAGACTCAGTTTGAACTGATGAAAAGCCATCATATATTTCAACGAACTGCACAGCTCCTTCATCTGTCCGAGCGGCCGGAGTACAAACCTAACCCCTCAGCACTGAAATCACTATGGGGTAGCATATTTCCCGGCCCGCCAAGCATGGATGCTGTCGAGCGGAAAAATGGAGCGGGTGGACCGTCATTGGAAGAAGAAGAAATTGACGATCGATTACTCAAGCGTTTTGCTGAAACTGTCGAGATCGTGCCGATTCGGGGCGCAAGACTGGCTCATGTGATCGCAACCTCTGAGGATCCACAATTTGCCGCTCTGATCGCCAATACCCTGGCGTCGGTCTACATCGAACGCACCCAAGAGCTGAACGCAGTGTCGAAGGAAAAAGCCGCTCAGTGGTTTACCAACAATCTCGATGGCCTGCGGAAGAAAGCCGAAGCGGCTCAACAGGCGCTGTATCGTTTTCGTGTGAAGCATGGGTTGTTGGGAGGGAAGGATCGACAATCGGCGGCCACGCAAGCGAACAGCGAATTGGACTCGGAGCTTGTCAGGGCGGAAATGAAGCGAGTCGAGGCCCAATCGCGGATGGAGCAACTTCAATCGGTCTTGCGTAACCGAACCGGTCAGAATGGCGTGACCGAAATCGACTGGTCGAGCTTGGATGCCTTGACCGAAGTGCTGAACTCGCCGCTGATTCAGACGCTGCGGGCGCAGGAGATCAGGGCGTCAGGACAGGTTGCCGAGCTGGCGGAAAAGTATGGCCCGCTTCATCCGAAACTGGGTCGCGCACAGGCGGAGATGCAGGATCTTCGTGAGCGGATCCGGCAAGAGGCGCAGAAAATTTTCGACTCTGTGAAACACGAATATAACGCGGCATCCAGCCGGGTACGCGTCATGAAGGAAGCAGCGGGTCGACATAGACAAGAGAAAATCCAGCTTGAGCAGCATGAAGTCGAGTACGGAATCCTCGAACGGGAGGCAGAAAGCACGCAGCATATATATGATGTCTTTCTGAAACAGACGAAAGAAGCCGATCTCCCGGTGGGATTGGGAGCTGCCAATGTGTATCTCGCCGACGCCGCAGTGCCAAGTTCCATTCCAGTAAAACCCAGGAAGCAGCTCAACACTCTTTTGGGTCTTCTACTGGGACTCATGACGGGGGTCGGACTCGCGCTCGTCCTTGAAGCCCGCGACCGGACCCTGAAGGGGCCAAAAGATTTGGAGCGCTATCTGCCCAAGGTCTCCTTGCTGGGTGTGTTACCACTCTTGCCGAAAGCCGGGACCGGAGAGAGCACACGTCTCCTCACCGACCAATCCTCCGGCGCCACGGCTGAAAGTATCCGCATTATCAGGACCAGTGTATTGCTCTCCAGTCCCAACGAGTTGCCGGCCTGTGTTCTTATCACGAGCCCCGGAGAAAACGAGGGGAAGACCACGCTTGCAGTGAGCCTGGCGATCGCGCTGGCTCAGTTGAAAAACGCGCGAGTCTTGCTGATTGATGCGGACTTCCGGAAACCACCTCACCGGTACATCCACGGGATCCAACGCAACGGAAATCAGACGAAAGGACTCGCCGGTTTCCTGTCTGGAAGCATGAAACTGGAAGAAGTTATTCATCAAACCGACATTCCAAACCTCTCCGTGATTCCTCGAGGGAAGCGACCATCCAATCCTTCGGAACTGTTCCACTCCAAGCAGATGAGACTGCTGCTGAATCGATGTCGAGAGGAGGGGTATCACGTCATTCTGGATGCTCCACCGGTCCTCCCTGTCACCGACCCTGTGATCCTCGCACGCCAGGTCGATGGCGTGCTCATGGTGGCCAGTGTCGGTCAGACAACCAGGGAAGCCTGTCGCTTGGCGATCCAACGACTGACGGGGGCGGGAGGGAACATATTGGGAATCGTCCTACAGAAAGTCCATGTCCCGGATAACTCGTACTTCTGTCATGTGCCTGAGGAAGGTGACGAAGCTGATGATAATGGATTGGTTTCTGAAGCCGATCAATGGAGTTCCTCTTCGAAGTTCTAAATCACTACAGGTAGGTGGGACTGCGTGACAATTCTACGGGCAGGGCCCTTCCACACGGGCCCTCGATCGCACCATGCAGAAGAGACTAGTAGATGGTTGGAAACATTGGGATTATGAAGAGCGCCGTGCAAGTCGGCCTGAACTGGTGGAACACCTGGCGGGAACAATCGATCAACCGTCGGATCTTTGCCGCCATGCTCACGGTCGGTGGGGTGACCGTTGTCGTCAAGCTGGCTGCGGCTGCCAAAGAGATCGTCGTAGCCTCCCAATTCGGCACGAGCGACGAATTAGATGCATTCCTGATCGCGTTCCTGCTGCCGCAATTCGCCATAAATTTGATCGGGGGGTCCTTAAATGCTGCGCTTATCCCAACTTACCTTCAGGTGCGGGAACAACAGGGGAAGGAGGCGGCCCAGCGTCTATTATCGGGCGTCATGGTCTTGAGCGTCGGCTTTCTAGTCGGCCTGTCCGTGGTGCTAGCGGTCACTGCCTCGTACATCCTTCCACTGGTGGCGTCTGGATTTTCCCCCGAAAAGCTGGCCCTTGCCCGATCATTGTACTATGGGTTGCTGGCCACGCTGGTCTTGAGTGGGTTGGCCACAACCTGGGGAGCCATTCTTAACGCAGAGAACCGCTTTGCCCTACCGGCTGCGGCACCGGTGGCCACCTCGATTCTCACAGTGCTTGTGGTCATAGGCATCGCAAAACAGTGGGGCGGTCATGCCCTTGTCTTAGGGGTTGTCGGAGGAGTGCTGATTGAAACAGTCATGCTGGGGTGGGCGCTTGCACAAGAAGGGGTATCGCTGATTCCCCGGTGGAGCGGAATCTCTCCTGCCGTCAAAGAAGTATTACGGCAATATGCCCCAATGGTCGCCGCTGGCTTCTTAATGGGCGGCGCTGCCGTCGTGAGCCAATCCATGGCCGCAATGCTTGATTCAGGCAGCGTGTCTGCATTGGCCTATGGGAACAAGGTTACGAGCCTTATTATTGGCATTGGCGCGGTTGCTGTGAGTAGAGCAGTCCTTCCCCATTTTTCCCGTATGGTCATCGCAATGGATTGGGATGGGCTCCGGCACACCCTCCTCATGTACTCTCGGTGGCTCCTCATCGTGACACTCCCTGTGACGCTGGCTCTGATCTACTTCTCTGAGTCCATTGTGGCGGTGCTGTTCCAGCGGGGCGCATTTACGGAAGCGGATACCAACTTGGTGGGCCGAGTGCAGGCAATGTTGTTGTTACAAGTTCCCTTGTACATGGTGAGCATGTTATTCGTGAGACTGATTTCTGCCTTCAAGGCCAATCATTGGATGCTGTGGGGCAACGTCATCAACCTCTGCCTGTGTATTGCCCTGACCTATGTCTTTATGCAGTGGTTCGGCGTGGTGGGTGTCGCATTGGCTACAAGTATCATGTACATCATGTCATGTGGCTTTCTGGTTCTTGTTTCATTGCGACTGATAAAGGAGAAGACGGGTGAGCGGCGATAAGGCTGAGAAACATAGAGTGTGATGGGTAGGGGAGCATGCGCATAACACTGGTGGTTTCGTCTGTTTCCGGTGGCGGAGCAGAAGCGGTACTGGCCGGCATGGCCAATTACTGGGCCGAACGGTCGCATGAAGTGACGCTCATCACAGTTACTTCAGCAAAACACGACATCTTCCCGCTTCATCCTGGCATCCGTCGAATCGGCCTGAGGCTCATGGGAGACTCTTCCCATGTTGTTGCGGCTGGGTGGAACAATTTCCGGAGGCTCACGCGCTTGCGTCAAGCGATCAAGGTAAGTCACCCGGACGTGGTCCTGAGTTTTATCGATAAAACGAATGTCCTTACATTGGCGGCGAGCCTTGGGTTAGGGATACCCGTCATCGTGTCCGAACGCAATGACCCCCGTCACCATGACATCGGAACCGTCTGGGCTAGGCTGCGGCGCTTGCTCTACCCACAAGCCACGGCAGTGGTAGTACAGACCGATGGAGTTCGGATTTGGGCCGAACGGTTTCTGAAGAGTCATAGGGTCCATGTCATCCCGAATGCCGTGTCTGTTCCGGACGGAGTGCGCAAGGGTCGTACTGAGATAAAGCCCCCGGGATGGAGGGTTGCGGCCATGGCACGGCTTCAGCCTCAGAAGGGACTTGACATCCTGCTGAAGGCCTTTGCTCAATGCGCCAGGAAACACTCCGATTGGTCCTTAATCATTGTCGGGGAAGGTGGAGAGCGGAAGCGGCTGGAGGCATTGGCCATTGAGTTGGGCATAGCGAATCGTGTGAGTATGCCGGGGCGAATGCGCTATCCCTGGAGGACCCTGTGTGGGACCGATCTGTTCGTCCTGTCATCTAATTATGAAGGGTTCCCGAATGCTCTGATGGAGGCGATGGCCTGCGGACTTCCAGCGATCAGTACTGACTGTCCCAGTGGACCAAGGGAAATTATCCGTGACGGCGTTGACGGTCTCTTGGTCTCTCCCAATGATGTACCTGCCCTGGCAGGAGCAATGGATCGCTTGATGGCAGATCCAACGGAACGCCAACGGTTTGGTGCGCGTGCACCCGAAGTCGTTGAACGGTTCAGCAGAGACAAAATTATGAGCTTGTGGGACGAGTTATTGTCGCGCATATCGCGCGACGAACCGATCATGGGGCCGGTCAGATTTTTTGCCAAAGATTACCAGCCTGAGACGACCCCCTGAAATCGTTTTCCTTCTTCGGTCACTGAACTAGTGTCGGAGAGGCATGAGTATCAACAATAGGCGGGCTTCCGTCAGCATCCAAGCTGTTCGATCTTCGACGTAGAGCCAAGAACCCTTCTCGCCACCGTTTCTGTATCATTTCGGCAGCACCGGAAACCCCAATCATATGGACAAGGCATACAGACGCTCGCAATTCTCCAACGACGAGAGATTGACCGACCCGGCAACAACCTCCTATGTCGTCGACCATAAAGAAATGAACATGTTGAGCAAAGCGAAAGTGAAAGCCCCAATTACCGTCCTGTGCTTGATCACATGCATCGGCCCCGGCGGCGCTGAGACGATGCTGTACAAACTCCTCTCGCGCCTGAACCGGACAAGATTCACAGCCCAGGTCATTTCTCTCGTCGATCTGGGTCCCAATGCTGTTACTGAGAAAATCCTCAAGCTAGGGATCCCGATACGCTACTTAAAAATGCGACAAGGAAGGCCAAACCCTACCTCTTTGGCACGGCTGATTCGTTGGCTAAAAAAAGACCCGCCGGATCTGATTGTGGATGTACCACTCCGACCTGATCGGTGGCTTGGCGGCTCTATTGGCGGGAGGTATCCCCGTGGCCTGGGGAATCCGGCACAGCAATCTCAATCCTGAAGAAAGCAGCCGCCTTACTGTTCTTACAATGAAAGCCTGTGCATTGTTGTCACGCTGGTTGCCGGACCGAATTATTTGTTGTTCGTTTAGGCTTCGCGACAAGTCCATACGGCACTTGGATATGCAGCCGAGAAAATGGTGGTCATTCCCAACGGATTTGATCTTGAAACATGCAGGCCGGATTCAGCGGCACGCGAGTCAGTCCGGAACGAATTACAAATCCCCGAGGATGCTCCAGTCATCGGCTTGGTAGCACGCTTTAACCCTCAGAAAGACCATCGCACCTTTATCCAGGCTGCGAGATTGCTCCACAACGACAGACCGGACGTGCGTTTCGTGCTTTGCGGGGCTGAAGTGAGTTGGGACAATCAGGCCCTGGTCAGGTGGATCGAGGAGGGAGGTGTTAGAAAGCAGGTTTACCTGCTGGGAAGGCGTAATGATATTCCCAGGCTGACCGCCTCCTTCGACATTGCCTCTTCCTCTTCTTCCTTTGGTGAGGGGTTTCCAAATGTTCTCGGCGAGGCCATGAGTTGTGGTGTGCCCTGCGTGACAACCGATGTAGGGGATTCCGCTCTTATCGTGGGACAAAATGGCATGGTCGTGCCGCCAAGTATGAATCCATTTTTCAGAAAGTCGCCTGCGGCGAACGTGTCTAGCAGGATTCTTCCGTGACTCGGGGACACACAAAAGAAGTATGCACAAGGTAACTTTGCGTGAAGCACGATAGGCGAACAGGATCACGCAGCCTACAGATTGAATGAGGGACTTTCCCCAATGTGCGGTATCAGTGGATTTCTTGAGCCATCTCGTCGATCCGGGAACCGGGAGCTTCAGCGCACCGTCTTGAAGATGGTGAACACCCTTCATCACCGAGGGCCGGACGACGGTGGTGCCTGGGTGGATGCTGAAACCGGGATCGCCCTAGGACATCGGCGCTTGTCCATCGTAGACATTTCACCGGAAGGCCACCAGCCGATGCGTTCCGCGTGCGGACGGTTTGTGATCAGCTTCAACGGC comes from Nitrospirota bacterium and encodes:
- a CDS encoding polysaccharide biosynthesis C-terminal domain-containing protein: MVGNIGIMKSAVQVGLNWWNTWREQSINRRIFAAMLTVGGVTVVVKLAAAAKEIVVASQFGTSDELDAFLIAFLLPQFAINLIGGSLNAALIPTYLQVREQQGKEAAQRLLSGVMVLSVGFLVGLSVVLAVTASYILPLVASGFSPEKLALARSLYYGLLATLVLSGLATTWGAILNAENRFALPAAAPVATSILTVLVVIGIAKQWGGHALVLGVVGGVLIETVMLGWALAQEGVSLIPRWSGISPAVKEVLRQYAPMVAAGFLMGGAAVVSQSMAAMLDSGSVSALAYGNKVTSLIIGIGAVAVSRAVLPHFSRMVIAMDWDGLRHTLLMYSRWLLIVTLPVTLALIYFSESIVAVLFQRGAFTEADTNLVGRVQAMLLLQVPLYMVSMLFVRLISAFKANHWMLWGNVINLCLCIALTYVFMQWFGVVGVALATSIMYIMSCGFLVLVSLRLIKEKTGERR
- a CDS encoding polysaccharide biosynthesis tyrosine autokinase is translated as MDRNTDFIPFQSPQSDDSENALADYAGACRRRIWLIVGCTVGFAAVAAVWSLMQTPLYQAKATVVVDKAGPSGLERDREYRQDLTPEYFQTQFELMKSHHIFQRTAQLLHLSERPEYKPNPSALKSLWGSIFPGPPSMDAVERKNGAGGPSLEEEEIDDRLLKRFAETVEIVPIRGARLAHVIATSEDPQFAALIANTLASVYIERTQELNAVSKEKAAQWFTNNLDGLRKKAEAAQQALYRFRVKHGLLGGKDRQSAATQANSELDSELVRAEMKRVEAQSRMEQLQSVLRNRTGQNGVTEIDWSSLDALTEVLNSPLIQTLRAQEIRASGQVAELAEKYGPLHPKLGRAQAEMQDLRERIRQEAQKIFDSVKHEYNAASSRVRVMKEAAGRHRQEKIQLEQHEVEYGILEREAESTQHIYDVFLKQTKEADLPVGLGAANVYLADAAVPSSIPVKPRKQLNTLLGLLLGLMTGVGLALVLEARDRTLKGPKDLERYLPKVSLLGVLPLLPKAGTGESTRLLTDQSSGATAESIRIIRTSVLLSSPNELPACVLITSPGENEGKTTLAVSLAIALAQLKNARVLLIDADFRKPPHRYIHGIQRNGNQTKGLAGFLSGSMKLEEVIHQTDIPNLSVIPRGKRPSNPSELFHSKQMRLLLNRCREEGYHVILDAPPVLPVTDPVILARQVDGVLMVASVGQTTREACRLAIQRLTGAGGNILGIVLQKVHVPDNSYFCHVPEEGDEADDNGLVSEADQWSSSSKF
- a CDS encoding glycosyltransferase family 4 protein; amino-acid sequence: MRITLVVSSVSGGGAEAVLAGMANYWAERSHEVTLITVTSAKHDIFPLHPGIRRIGLRLMGDSSHVVAAGWNNFRRLTRLRQAIKVSHPDVVLSFIDKTNVLTLAASLGLGIPVIVSERNDPRHHDIGTVWARLRRLLYPQATAVVVQTDGVRIWAERFLKSHRVHVIPNAVSVPDGVRKGRTEIKPPGWRVAAMARLQPQKGLDILLKAFAQCARKHSDWSLIIVGEGGERKRLEALAIELGIANRVSMPGRMRYPWRTLCGTDLFVLSSNYEGFPNALMEAMACGLPAISTDCPSGPREIIRDGVDGLLVSPNDVPALAGAMDRLMADPTERQRFGARAPEVVERFSRDKIMSLWDELLSRISRDEPIMGPVRFFAKDYQPETTP
- a CDS encoding outer membrane beta-barrel protein, producing the protein MIRSLQAGACVIGVLAILVTTELTLAQQPVVPGDPSQTAASIQSASGDTFLSQFANPALRGSLYLTPQWPMTGYYPLFPGGFAQPLRTDGVSVGPLRLRPHMGVAQMYTDNAFRTNSNKISDYVTTLAPGIQAQLPFGGFHSFMIDYRTNIQYYSRTPSNDVQDQTATGGFKFNFPGGLNIDLQGHHKLGHDPRGSAVDDVNTQGLEVNKWTANGFTGQAEYLGAQSSVSLNVQTIRWDYLNNNQSPSRDRLTNRAGLTFSRNVTGKTSLLVNVGALQSIYDQNKNLDNVIYTFSGGGTWNITDLTSGEILVGYQIVQFSNAEVNQPPPLSQFSRDKDNYSNSYFMGRLNWQATPLLRITLQPYRTVQQIVTNGSLFYTATGVNLTGRHELTDSTTINLNLGFEEDNFQSSGSGGSDRTDQLKNVAIGMNYRAVKWVGLGIQYIFEDRNSNQSQFTYQANTVMLSAQVLL
- a CDS encoding glycosyltransferase — translated: MVVIPNGFDLETCRPDSAARESVRNELQIPEDAPVIGLVARFNPQKDHRTFIQAARLLHNDRPDVRFVLCGAEVSWDNQALVRWIEEGGVRKQVYLLGRRNDIPRLTASFDIASSSSSFGEGFPNVLGEAMSCGVPCVTTDVGDSALIVGQNGMVVPPSMNPFFRKSPAANVSSRILP